The Lysobacter enzymogenes genome window below encodes:
- a CDS encoding sugar MFS transporter, whose amino-acid sequence MSVANASAPPRYLMSIAIVGALFFVFGFVTWLNGPLIGFAQLAFELDEVGAFLVPMAFYLSYFFLALPASSILRFTGMKRGMALGLMVMAIGAAVFGEFTTQRWYPGALGGLFVIGAGLAVLQTAVNPYISILGPIEGAARRIAVMGICNKIAGILAPIVLGTLVLHGMGDLAEQVKGADPATKQQLLNEFATNIHGPYLLMAGVLALLAVGVLFSPLPELRAAEVNKGGAAGGDDGRSLFGYPHLWLGALCIFVYVGVEVMAGDAIGTYGHSFGLPLDKTKFFTSFTLGGMLAGYIVGLIVIPRFISQERYLSWSAVLGVLLSIGAFATQGYVSVLFVAALGFANAMMWPAIFPLGIRGLGRHTETGSAIMVMGIAGGAVVPQLYAVLKQHFDFQAVFLALMVPCYLYILFFAKVGHKLGLRERSGAGAAPAVEAN is encoded by the coding sequence ATGTCGGTTGCAAACGCCAGCGCTCCGCCGCGCTATCTCATGTCGATCGCGATCGTCGGCGCGCTGTTCTTCGTGTTCGGCTTCGTCACCTGGCTCAACGGCCCGCTGATCGGCTTCGCCCAGCTCGCCTTCGAGCTCGACGAAGTCGGCGCGTTCCTGGTGCCGATGGCGTTCTATCTGTCGTACTTCTTCCTGGCCCTGCCGGCCTCGTCGATCCTGCGCTTCACCGGGATGAAGCGCGGCATGGCCCTGGGCCTGATGGTGATGGCGATCGGCGCGGCGGTGTTCGGCGAGTTCACCACCCAGCGCTGGTACCCCGGCGCGCTCGGCGGTCTGTTCGTGATCGGCGCCGGCCTGGCGGTGCTGCAGACCGCGGTCAATCCCTACATCAGCATCCTCGGCCCGATCGAGGGCGCGGCCCGGCGCATCGCGGTGATGGGCATCTGCAACAAGATCGCCGGCATCCTCGCGCCGATCGTGCTCGGCACCCTGGTGCTGCACGGCATGGGCGACTTGGCCGAACAGGTCAAGGGCGCCGATCCGGCCACCAAGCAGCAGCTGCTCAACGAGTTCGCCACCAACATCCACGGCCCGTACCTGCTGATGGCCGGCGTGCTCGCGCTGCTCGCGGTCGGCGTGCTGTTCTCGCCGCTGCCGGAACTGCGCGCCGCAGAGGTCAACAAGGGCGGCGCCGCGGGCGGCGACGACGGCCGCAGCCTGTTCGGCTATCCGCACCTGTGGCTCGGCGCGCTGTGCATCTTCGTCTACGTCGGCGTGGAAGTGATGGCCGGCGACGCCATCGGCACCTACGGCCACAGCTTCGGCCTGCCGCTGGACAAGACCAAGTTCTTCACCTCGTTCACCCTTGGCGGGATGCTGGCCGGCTACATCGTCGGCCTGATCGTGATTCCGCGCTTCATCTCGCAGGAGCGCTACCTGTCGTGGTCGGCGGTGCTCGGCGTGCTGCTGAGCATCGGCGCGTTCGCGACCCAAGGCTACGTCTCGGTGCTGTTCGTCGCCGCGCTCGGCTTCGCCAACGCGATGATGTGGCCGGCGATCTTCCCGCTCGGCATCCGCGGCCTCGGCCGCCACACCGAAACCGGCTCGGCGATCATGGTCATGGGCATCGCCGGCGGCGCGGTGGTGCCGCAGCTGTACGCGGTGCTGAAGCAGCACTTCGATTTCCAGGCGGTGTTCCTGGCGCTGATGGTGCCGTGCTACCTGTACATCCTGTTCTTCGCCAAGGTCGGGCATAAGCTCGGCCTGCGCGAGCGCAGCGGCGCCGGCGCGGCGCCGGCGGTCGAGGCCAACTGA
- a CDS encoding glucokinase yields MSAAPRPSTAAPADAGTFIAADVGGTHTRVGLVRPGQGGDTVAVLAHRKYVCADYPSLAPILAEFIAGNGIGVERVVIACAGVVLEDRVVNSNLPWPISLSELRRELGLREVLFINDFQANANAAQCMAPEDSTLLTPGVRDAAPGPVLVIGPGTGLGAAIRIPNGRGTVVLPTEAGHTAFAPGNAREVEMLRLVQQRGHDYVKTEHFVSGPGLVNLYDSLCTLSAVEPALRAPAAITEAARRGDAIAREAVLTFCALLGSVIGDLVVISGAKSVFIAGGILPQLKDFVPDSRFHARMLDKGVMRPVLESVPVRLIENERLGVIGAASWYLEHSRDAAARSVT; encoded by the coding sequence ATGAGTGCGGCGCCGCGGCCGAGCACGGCCGCGCCGGCCGACGCCGGTACCTTCATCGCCGCCGACGTCGGCGGGACCCACACCCGGGTCGGGCTGGTGCGCCCCGGCCAGGGCGGCGACACCGTCGCCGTGCTCGCCCACCGCAAGTACGTGTGCGCCGACTACCCGAGCCTGGCGCCGATCCTGGCCGAATTCATCGCCGGCAACGGCATCGGCGTGGAGCGCGTGGTCATCGCCTGCGCCGGCGTGGTGCTGGAAGACCGCGTGGTCAATTCCAACCTGCCGTGGCCGATCTCGCTGTCGGAACTGCGCCGCGAGCTGGGCCTGCGCGAAGTGTTGTTCATCAACGATTTCCAGGCCAACGCCAACGCCGCCCAGTGCATGGCGCCGGAAGACTCGACCCTGCTGACGCCGGGCGTGCGCGACGCCGCGCCGGGCCCGGTGCTGGTGATCGGCCCCGGCACCGGCCTGGGCGCGGCGATCCGCATTCCCAACGGCCGCGGCACCGTGGTGCTGCCGACCGAAGCCGGCCACACCGCGTTCGCGCCGGGCAACGCGCGCGAAGTCGAGATGCTGCGGCTGGTGCAGCAGCGCGGCCACGACTACGTCAAGACCGAACATTTCGTCTCCGGCCCCGGGCTGGTGAACCTGTACGACTCGCTGTGCACGCTGTCCGCGGTCGAGCCGGCGCTGCGCGCGCCGGCGGCGATCACCGAGGCCGCGCGCCGCGGCGACGCGATCGCGCGCGAGGCGGTGCTGACCTTCTGCGCCCTGCTCGGCAGCGTGATCGGCGACCTGGTGGTCATCAGCGGCGCCAAGTCGGTGTTCATCGCCGGCGGCATCCTGCCGCAGCTCAAGGACTTCGTGCCCGACAGCCGTTTCCACGCGCGCATGCTCGACAAGGGCGTGATGCGCCCGGTGCTCGAGAGCGTGCCGGTGCGGCTCATCGAGAACGAGCGCCTGGGCGTGATCGGCGCGGCCAGCTGGTACCTGGAACACAGCCGCGACGCCGCGGCCCGCAGCGTCACGTAA
- a CDS encoding TonB-dependent receptor encodes MKARKTLLSASIVMALSMATGVAMAQDAPAAAAQAKDLDAVVVTGIRASLEKSLDTKRANVTVSEAITAEDIGKFANTNVAEAMSQIPGVVLDRRFGQGERVSIDGTDPSLNLSFLDGHPVAQSIWLYGEQPNRGFDYTLLAPEILGRLEVIKSSEARLTEGSLGGTVLMHTRKPLDLDANSIAGSLSFNYNDQGGDTRPSGSVMYSWKNADANFGFNIAAQHYEETVDRQGVEVFGYQKASAFPNQTGAAANIDVPNFVNAAWFQQTRERNSANLNLQFKPSDELEFNLSGLFIRESFDNYNQSFYNFLTQRPGAVDRLSTSGGVATGGHSNANPVFYDNNVRASEPETKGIDLTGKYQTDTWGVSGQVGHSKSENTLEQWFIEPVYTGGYSFDLKRGLTFDNPAAASNPANWAGDGFMGNYGVIDTETKDTYGQVDFNIRFDSVLNNLSFGARRGKHEEDYRQNVYVGLPVADLVTVGTINPVSLRDLNPGSGRHVQVGRQNVIDYVNRYRGALTPDPASFLNNTFSIEQTNTAAYVQADFASGGWRGNVGVRYVESKTDGEGFAYGGTPSLTDLDSKRVRSSKKEDFVLPSLNVVYDTGNDVLLRFGAAKVVAWAPYNQLVGNTFLNDSTFTGSGGSSNLDAYESTNYSLSAEWYFAEQSVLAASVFYKDIDNYITSEGRIERQFNSNATTAPAFYQSRIVGTNGCTTDGFCNYSIIRPLNAGKGKVKGFTVSYQQPFGDTGFGLTANYTYADGEGANGTDLPYQSRDAVAISPYYERGPFSARISYNWRSDYLAGGYVAGAPPASVDDYAELGASVAWNIDDRLTVALEGMNLLDSEYKQYLGREELVAQSFHTGRRFMASFRFKF; translated from the coding sequence ATGAAAGCGCGCAAGACCCTTTTGTCCGCCAGTATCGTCATGGCTCTGAGCATGGCCACGGGCGTAGCGATGGCGCAGGACGCACCGGCCGCCGCGGCCCAGGCCAAGGACCTCGACGCGGTCGTGGTCACCGGCATCCGCGCCAGCCTGGAGAAGTCGCTCGACACCAAGCGGGCCAACGTGACCGTGTCGGAGGCGATCACCGCCGAGGACATCGGCAAGTTCGCCAACACCAACGTCGCCGAAGCCATGTCGCAGATTCCCGGCGTGGTCCTGGACCGCCGCTTCGGCCAGGGCGAGCGCGTCAGCATCGACGGCACCGACCCCAGCCTCAACCTCAGCTTCCTCGACGGCCACCCGGTGGCGCAGTCGATCTGGCTGTACGGCGAGCAGCCCAACCGCGGCTTCGACTACACCCTGCTGGCGCCGGAAATCCTCGGCCGTCTGGAAGTCATCAAGTCCTCCGAAGCGCGCCTGACCGAAGGCAGCCTCGGCGGCACCGTGCTGATGCACACGCGCAAGCCGCTGGACCTGGACGCCAACTCCATCGCCGGCTCGCTGAGCTTCAACTACAACGACCAGGGCGGCGACACCCGTCCCAGCGGCTCGGTGATGTACAGCTGGAAGAACGCCGACGCGAACTTCGGCTTCAACATCGCCGCGCAGCACTACGAAGAGACCGTCGACCGTCAGGGCGTGGAAGTGTTCGGCTACCAGAAGGCCAGCGCCTTCCCGAACCAGACCGGCGCGGCGGCCAACATCGACGTGCCCAACTTCGTCAACGCCGCCTGGTTCCAGCAGACCCGCGAACGCAACAGCGCGAACCTCAACCTGCAGTTCAAGCCGAGCGACGAGCTGGAGTTCAACCTCAGCGGCTTGTTCATCCGCGAGAGCTTCGACAACTACAACCAGTCGTTCTACAACTTCCTGACCCAGCGTCCGGGCGCGGTGGACCGTCTGAGCACCAGCGGCGGCGTCGCCACCGGCGGCCACAGCAACGCCAACCCGGTGTTCTACGACAACAACGTGCGCGCCTCCGAGCCCGAGACCAAGGGCATCGACCTGACCGGCAAGTACCAGACCGACACCTGGGGCGTGTCGGGCCAGGTCGGCCACAGCAAGTCGGAGAACACCCTGGAGCAGTGGTTCATCGAACCGGTCTACACCGGCGGCTACAGCTTCGACCTCAAGCGCGGCCTGACCTTCGACAACCCGGCGGCGGCCAGCAACCCGGCCAACTGGGCCGGCGACGGCTTCATGGGCAACTACGGCGTCATCGACACCGAGACCAAGGACACCTACGGCCAGGTCGATTTCAACATCCGCTTCGACAGCGTGCTCAACAACCTCAGCTTCGGCGCGCGTCGCGGCAAGCACGAGGAAGACTACCGCCAGAACGTCTACGTCGGCCTGCCGGTCGCCGACCTGGTCACCGTCGGCACGATCAACCCGGTCAGCCTGCGCGACCTCAATCCCGGTTCGGGCCGCCACGTCCAGGTCGGCCGCCAGAACGTGATCGACTACGTCAACCGCTACCGCGGCGCGCTGACTCCGGATCCGGCCAGCTTCCTCAACAACACCTTCAGCATCGAGCAGACCAACACCGCGGCCTACGTCCAGGCCGACTTCGCCAGCGGCGGCTGGCGCGGCAACGTCGGCGTGCGCTACGTCGAGTCCAAGACCGACGGCGAGGGCTTCGCCTACGGCGGCACCCCGAGCCTGACCGACCTCGACTCCAAGCGCGTGCGCAGCTCGAAGAAGGAAGACTTCGTGCTGCCGTCGTTGAACGTGGTCTACGACACCGGCAACGACGTGCTGCTGCGCTTCGGCGCGGCCAAGGTCGTGGCCTGGGCGCCGTACAACCAGCTGGTCGGCAACACCTTCCTCAACGACAGCACCTTCACCGGCAGCGGCGGCAGCTCCAACCTCGACGCGTACGAGTCGACCAACTACAGCCTGTCGGCCGAGTGGTACTTCGCCGAGCAGTCGGTGCTGGCGGCGTCGGTGTTCTACAAGGACATCGACAACTACATCACCAGCGAAGGCCGCATCGAGCGCCAGTTCAACTCCAACGCGACCACCGCGCCGGCGTTCTACCAGTCGCGCATCGTCGGCACCAACGGCTGCACCACCGACGGCTTCTGCAACTACAGCATCATCCGTCCGCTCAACGCCGGCAAAGGCAAGGTCAAGGGCTTCACCGTCAGCTACCAGCAGCCGTTCGGCGACACCGGTTTCGGCCTGACCGCGAACTACACCTACGCCGACGGCGAAGGCGCCAACGGCACCGACCTGCCGTACCAGTCGCGCGATGCGGTGGCGATCAGCCCGTACTACGAGCGCGGCCCGTTCTCCGCCCGCATCAGCTACAACTGGCGCAGCGATTACCTGGCCGGCGGCTACGTGGCCGGCGCGCCGCCGGCGAGCGTGGACGACTACGCCGAGCTCGGCGCGAGCGTGGCCTGGAACATCGACGACCGCCTGACGGTCGCGCTGGAGGGCATGAACCTGCTCGACTCGGAGTACAAGCAGTACCTCGGCCGCGAAGAACTGGTCGCCCAGAGCTTCCACACCGGGCGCCGTTTCATGGCGTCGTTCCGCTTCAAGTTCTGA
- a CDS encoding family 20 glycosylhydrolase, translating into MKTRHRVAPPVRTAFVHAGLACALVAALTACERKATAEPVAAPAAVQPAAAPRVAHPSAVLPRPAKFVPGQGAFAFGPQTVVTVAADQPGARRVGEFFAQRVQALRGFAPKLQDNSGETKGAVELALDPKLPIGEEAYVLDIGRDGAKISARSEAGLFYGAVSLWQLATADGGQGATVIAAQRIEDAPAYRWRGLMLDVARHFRSVDEVKAVLDQMASLKLNTFHWHLTDDQGWRVEIKKYPRLAEVGGCRVRAGANGRDARGQPVPYCGYYTQEQIRDVVAYAAARHINVVPEIEMPGHAQAAIAAYPQLGVGDVLKQAPKVSSDWGVHTYLFNPEDQTFAVLTDILDEVVALFPSKYIHIGGDEAAKDQWQASPRVQAKIKSLGLKDEAALQSWFVGRIGQHLEKHGRTLVGWDEILEGGALPASATVMSWRGDAGALEAARKGHDVILAPDRKLYLDYAQSERDDEPSGRFPVSTLRAFYDFQMTPPGMDAQQAQRVIGAQGNLWVEHKRTFELVQLALHPRLDALAEVVWSPAQGRDWNDFQRRLVPQLARYQALKTPYSDAAYAVDVRAEPDAAGARVTLSSQTGFGEIRYRTDGGEPDASSPVYTQPVQAPLPLDVVATTFFDGHALSAPGRYRAQTAADLSERGSARLKACREGYNLRLEDDAARDGSLGDNGTRAALTVNLIDPCWIYPAAKLDGVATLRATVGQVPYNFQLWHDTDKIVTRKAEPDAALEVRLNDCKSAPIARLALKPALASDGLTVLEAPLPKLSGTHDLCFVFASGRHDPLWALDRVSLRTAP; encoded by the coding sequence ATGAAGACCCGCCACCGCGTCGCCCCGCCCGTCCGTACCGCTTTCGTCCACGCCGGCTTGGCCTGCGCGCTGGTCGCCGCGCTGACCGCATGCGAACGCAAGGCCACGGCCGAACCCGTCGCCGCGCCGGCCGCCGTGCAACCCGCCGCGGCGCCGCGCGTCGCCCATCCCAGCGCGGTCCTGCCGCGCCCGGCCAAGTTCGTGCCGGGCCAGGGCGCGTTCGCGTTCGGCCCGCAGACCGTGGTGACGGTCGCGGCCGACCAGCCCGGCGCGCGCCGCGTCGGCGAGTTCTTCGCCCAGCGCGTGCAGGCGCTGCGCGGCTTCGCGCCGAAGCTGCAGGACAACAGCGGCGAGACCAAGGGCGCGGTCGAGCTGGCGCTGGACCCGAAGCTGCCGATCGGCGAGGAAGCCTACGTGCTCGACATCGGCCGGGACGGCGCCAAGATCAGCGCGCGCAGCGAGGCCGGCCTGTTCTACGGCGCGGTCAGCCTGTGGCAGCTGGCCACCGCCGACGGCGGCCAGGGCGCCACGGTGATCGCCGCGCAGCGCATCGAAGACGCGCCGGCCTACCGCTGGCGCGGGCTGATGCTCGATGTCGCGCGCCATTTCCGCAGCGTCGACGAGGTCAAGGCGGTGCTCGACCAGATGGCTTCGCTGAAGCTCAACACCTTCCACTGGCACCTCACCGACGACCAGGGCTGGCGCGTGGAGATCAAGAAATACCCGCGCCTGGCCGAAGTCGGCGGCTGCCGCGTGCGCGCCGGCGCCAACGGCCGCGACGCGCGCGGCCAGCCGGTGCCGTACTGCGGTTACTACACCCAGGAACAGATCCGCGACGTGGTCGCCTACGCCGCCGCGCGCCACATCAACGTGGTGCCGGAAATCGAAATGCCCGGCCATGCCCAGGCCGCGATCGCGGCTTATCCGCAACTCGGCGTCGGCGACGTGCTCAAGCAGGCGCCGAAGGTGTCGTCGGATTGGGGCGTGCACACCTATCTGTTCAACCCCGAGGATCAGACGTTCGCGGTCCTGACCGACATCCTCGACGAAGTGGTCGCGCTGTTCCCGTCCAAGTACATCCACATCGGCGGCGACGAGGCGGCCAAGGACCAGTGGCAGGCCTCGCCGCGGGTGCAGGCCAAGATCAAGTCGCTGGGGCTGAAGGACGAAGCCGCGCTGCAGAGCTGGTTCGTCGGCCGCATCGGCCAGCACTTGGAGAAACACGGCCGCACCCTGGTCGGCTGGGACGAGATCCTGGAAGGCGGCGCGCTGCCGGCCAGCGCCACGGTGATGTCCTGGCGCGGCGACGCCGGCGCGCTGGAGGCCGCGCGCAAAGGCCATGACGTGATCCTCGCGCCCGACCGCAAGCTGTACCTGGACTACGCCCAGAGCGAACGCGACGACGAACCCAGCGGCCGCTTCCCGGTCAGCACGCTGCGCGCGTTCTACGATTTCCAGATGACCCCGCCCGGCATGGACGCGCAGCAGGCGCAGCGGGTGATCGGCGCGCAGGGCAATCTGTGGGTCGAGCACAAGCGCACCTTCGAACTGGTGCAGCTGGCGCTGCATCCGCGCCTGGACGCGCTGGCCGAGGTGGTGTGGTCGCCGGCGCAGGGCCGCGACTGGAACGACTTCCAGCGCCGGCTGGTGCCGCAGCTGGCGCGCTACCAGGCGCTCAAGACCCCGTACAGCGACGCCGCCTACGCGGTCGACGTGCGGGCCGAGCCCGACGCCGCCGGCGCGCGGGTGACGCTGAGCAGCCAGACCGGCTTCGGCGAAATCCGCTACCGCACCGACGGCGGCGAACCCGACGCGTCCTCGCCGGTGTATACGCAGCCGGTGCAGGCGCCGCTGCCGCTGGACGTGGTCGCCACGACCTTCTTCGACGGCCACGCGCTGTCGGCGCCGGGCCGCTATCGCGCGCAGACCGCCGCCGACCTCAGCGAGCGCGGCAGCGCCCGGCTCAAGGCCTGCCGCGAGGGCTACAACCTGCGCCTGGAGGACGACGCGGCGCGCGACGGCAGCCTCGGCGACAACGGTACGCGCGCCGCGCTGACCGTGAACCTGATCGACCCGTGCTGGATCTACCCCGCCGCGAAGCTCGACGGCGTGGCCACGCTGCGCGCCACGGTCGGGCAGGTGCCGTACAACTTCCAGCTCTGGCACGACACCGACAAGATCGTGACCCGCAAGGCCGAGCCGGATGCGGCGCTGGAAGTGCGCCTGAACGACTGCAAGAGCGCGCCGATCGCGCGCCTGGCGCTGAAGCCGGCCCTGGCCAGCGACGGCCTGACCGTGCTGGAGGCGCCGCTGCCGAAGCTGTCGGGCACGCACGATCTGTGCTTCGTGTTCGCCAGCGGCCGCCACGATCCGCTGTGGGCGCTCGACCGGGTCAGCCTGCGGACCGCGCCCTGA
- a CDS encoding tetratricopeptide repeat protein, translated as MLIRNLLLASALAAALASGAAAAQSLPKPNEFYFDADAQTAKPVIAVRETGEAAMDRLAKILERKAHAPTEAAQLAHLAMEAGRNDLGRQLYARALREIDSGSSFWRSINWSYGWDLYHAGAPEEALKVFATLHSARNISAGWMPPTYAVVLWTLGRKDEALQWYAAAVRTEPDQWRDASRYAELLPGWRDADRATLAEVQKAWAANPPAWP; from the coding sequence ATGCTCATCCGCAATCTGCTGTTGGCCTCGGCGCTCGCCGCGGCCCTGGCTTCCGGCGCGGCCGCTGCGCAAAGCCTGCCCAAGCCCAACGAGTTCTACTTCGACGCCGACGCGCAGACCGCCAAGCCGGTCATCGCGGTGCGCGAAACCGGCGAGGCGGCGATGGACCGCCTGGCCAAGATCCTGGAACGCAAGGCGCACGCGCCGACCGAAGCCGCCCAGCTGGCGCATCTGGCGATGGAGGCCGGGCGCAACGACCTGGGCCGCCAGCTGTACGCCCGCGCCCTGCGCGAGATCGACAGCGGCAGCAGCTTCTGGCGCTCGATCAACTGGAGCTACGGCTGGGACCTGTACCACGCCGGCGCCCCGGAAGAGGCGCTGAAGGTGTTCGCCACCCTGCACAGCGCGCGCAACATCAGCGCCGGCTGGATGCCGCCGACCTATGCGGTGGTGTTGTGGACGCTCGGCCGCAAGGACGAAGCGCTGCAGTGGTACGCCGCCGCGGTGCGCACCGAGCCGGACCAGTGGCGCGACGCCTCGCGCTACGCCGAACTGCTGCCGGGCTGGCGCGACGCCGACCGCGCGACCCTGGCCGAAGTGCAAAAGGCCTGGGCGGCCAATCCGCCGGCCTGGCCGTAA